The nucleotide window GGTGACGGCGGCGGCCTGTCTGCTGAGCACACAATCCAGGGCCGGCCTGATCGCCCTGGTGACCGAGTTCGTGGCGATGGCCTGGGTCATGCGTACGGCCTTAGCCAAATGGACGGCGGGGGTGGTGACGCTCGGCTTGGTGCTCGTCGTGCTGCTCGCGGTCTGGCTCAAGCCGCCGGTGCCGGTGGGGGAGCAACAGGCAGTGCAGAGTTCGATTCCGGTCAGGACCGGCCTAGCGACCATCGTCCACCGGTTCGACATCTGGAAATTCACCTTGTCGGAGATCGGCGAGCACTGGCTCGTCGGCGTGGGGTACGGAGGGCAAACGTATTCGATGCTGTATGGAGACGATGCAGAAACGGTCGTTCCCGGACATGCGGCCGTGAAGGCGCAAGGCGCCCACAACATCTTGTTGTACCTGGCCCTTCACGTGGGCGTGGCAGGAATGGCGCTGTTTCTCGGATTCTATGTGTCCATGGTACGCACGACCATGAACGGCTATCGAACGGCCACGGACAGATTTTCGAGATTGGTGCTGGCGGGCACGGTCGGGAGTATGATTGGGTTGTTCGTTCGCCTGCAATTTGATCAAATGTTGGTCGGGGCTCTGGCGGTCTTCTTCTGGATGTTGGTGGGCATGAGCATCCTCGCTCTGCCTTCGCGGGACGATCGCGAAGACGAAGCCGTTTCGAGCTGATTCCTATGCGTCTGACCGTCGTCAAAATCTTTCAGCGTCTTCTCGGTCGCTACGGGGACGCGCTGGTCCACTATCGATCGGTGATCGTCGTGCTGAGCCAGGCGGGCCTCGTCGTCGCGGCGAACGTCACGGCCTTCGCGCTCCGCTTCGACGGAGAAATTTCCCCCTTCTACGGCGCGCTGTTGCTCCGCGGCTTGCCCGTCATCGTGGCGGTGTATTGGCTGGGTCTGTTCGTCTTCGGTATTCAACATGGTCTGTGGCGATATGTGGGGTTGCACGATCTGGGACGCATCCTCTGGGCGTCGGTCGCCGGGGCCGTGGGTTCGTATGCGGTGCTGCACGGGCTCTTCGGATGGGTGGAGTATCCGCGCTCGGTGCTCATCCTCACGGGGTTGCTGAGCGGCCTCTATCTGGCGGGGATCCGGTTGGCGGTGCGGTGGTTCCGCGAATGGATTCAGGTCTGGAGCCCGATGACCAGACGAGTCCTCATCGTCGGCGCGGGCAATGCGAGCGAGCTGCTCGTGCGGGACATGTTGAGCGACGGCCGCTACCACTATCGTCCTGTCGGACTGATCGACGACGATCCGGTGAAACAACGGATGAAGATTCACGGGATTTCGGTAGCCGGGAGGATCGCGGACATTCCGGAGGTCTCCAGGCGGCTGGTGGTCCATGAAATCATCGTGGCGATCCCCTCGGCGTCGAACGTCCTGAAGCAAAAAATTCTGGCCGCGGCCGAAGGCTGCAAAGTTCCCATCAAGATCCTGCCGAGCGTCAAGCAGCTGTTGGCGGACCCGGCCGCCTTCAGACAGGTTCGACCGATGAGCCTGGAGGATCTGCTCCAGCGCGAGCCGGTGCAAACCGAGCGCGAGGAATTGCATCCCCTCCTGGAAGGGAGACGGGTGCTCGTGACCGGCGCCGGTGGATCGATCGGATCGGAGCTGTGCCGGCAGATCGCCCATTATCAGCCGGCGTTGCTGGTGCTCTTCGAACGGTACGAGAACAGCCTGCACGCGTTGGATCTCGAACTCCGGAGGCGGTTTCCACGGGTCAATATCGTTTCCGCCGTGGGCGACGTCACTCTGCCGGAACGGGTGGCGGACGTCATGGGTCAGACCCGGCCTGAGCTGGTGTTTCATGCGGCGGCGCACAAGCATGTCCCTCTCATGGAAATGAATCCCAAGGAGGCCGTCCGCAACAACGTGCTGGGGACCAGGACCATGGCGGAAGCGTCGTTGCAAGCCGGTGTGGAACGGTTTGTGCTGATTTCGACGGACAAGGCCGTGAACCCGACGAGCGTGATGGGAGCGTCCAAACGGGTGGCGGAAGATCTGATCCAGCGGTTGAATCTCAGGGCGACGGCGAAATTCACCGTCGTGCGATTCGGAAACGTCCTCGGGAGCAACGGCAGCGTGGTCCCCTTGTTCGCTGAACAGATTCGCGCGGGGGGGCCGGTTACGGTGACGCATCCGGACATTACCCGTTTCTTCATGACGATTCCCGAAGCGGTGCAGTTGGTCCTGCAGGCCAGCGTCCTCGGCCAGGGCGGGGATGTGTTCGTGCTCGACATGGGCGAGCAGATCAAGGTGGTCGATCTCGCGAGAAACATGATCGTGTTGTCTGGGCTCGTTCCGGAGGAAGATGTCCGCATCACCTACGTCGGGCTTCGTCCCGGCGAGAAACTGTTCGAAGAGTTGTTCGAAGAGGGAGAGCAGGTCGAACCGACCGCACACGCCAAGATCCGCCGTGCCGTGAAGGATCGTGTGCGCGGGGAAGGCGAAGTCGATCGGATCGTCGCGGGGTTGGAAGCGGCGGTCGGCCACGGCGACGACGAGGCCGTGATCCGGGCGCTGCAGGAGGCCGTTCCGACCTACAGGCCCCTCGCTCCCCCGAAACCCCAGCCCATTCTGTAAGCGCGTGTGCGCGCGTCGTTCAAGAGAGCCGAAAGAACCCGATCACGGTCGCCCTCCGCGATGGGAACCGCGCGATGGGAACCGATCGGCTCGCGGTGCGGTCGGACGGGATGCCGATGCGATGGCTAACGGGGAGGACGTATGAGAGGCGTGGTGCTGGCGGGAGGATTGGGGACGAGATTGTTGCCGTTGACCAAGGTCACGAACAAGCATCTGCTGCCGGTGTTCAATTGCCCGATGATTTATTATCCCATTCACACGCTCGCCAACGCCGGCATCGACGAGATCATGCTCGTGACCGGAGGCAACAGCGCGGGCGATTTCTTGAAACTCCTGGGCAACGGCAAAGAGTTCGGCCTTAAACGGTTGAACTACACGTATCAGGAAGGCGAAGGCGGCATCGCCGATGCCCTCCGGCTGGCGGAGCACTTCGCCGACGGAGAGCCGGTGTGTGTGATCCTCGGGGACAACATTATCGAGGGTAACATCGCCGCGGCCGCGCGTGCGTTTCGCGAGCAGCGGAACGGCGCCAAAATCCTGTTGAAGGAAGTGAACGATCCGCAACGATTCGGCGTGCCGGTGTTGCAAGGCACGCGCGTCATTCGGATCGAGGAGAAGCCGGCCAATCCCCCGTCGCCCTATGCCGTCACGGGCATCTACTTCTACGATGCCGAGGTGTTCGAGATCATCAAGACGCTGAAGCCGTCGGGGCGTGGCGAATTGGAGATCACGGATGTGAACAACGCGTATATTCGGGCCGGCACGCTGACCTGGAACCTGCTCGAAGGCTGGTGGACGGATGCCGGCACGATCGAATCGCTCCATCATGCGCATCAACTGGTCAGCCGGACGGGAGCGAATAAGAAGGAGATAGGTTCAGGAGTAGCCTTATGAGAATTCTGGTCACCGGAGGAGCCGGATTCATCGGATCGCATCTGGTCCGTCGCCTGATCGTGGGAGGCGGCCACGAGGTCGTCAACTTGGATGCGCTGACATATTCCGGCAACCTCGCCAACCTGCAGGATCTCGAGGGAGACCGGCGGTATCGATTTGTGCACGGCGATATTGCCGATCAGCCGTTGGTGGAGCGGGTCTTGCGCGAGCACCGGATCGACGCCGTCGTCAATGCGGCCGCGGAGACGCATGTCGATCGGTCGATTATGGATCCGGGGACCTTTGCGCACACGGACGTCGTCGGAACCGGCGTGTTGCTGGAGGAAGCCAGGCGCGCCGGCATCTCCCGGTTCCTGCAGGTCAGCACCGACGAAGTCTACGGCAGCGTCGAAACCGGAAGTTCGACGGAGGAGGCGCCGCTCGCTCCGCGCAGCCCCTATTCCGCAAGCAAGGCCGGCGGGGAACTGCTCGTGTTGAGTTACTGGACGACGTTCGGCTTTCCGGTGATGGTGACGCGCGGCAGCAACACCTACGGCCCCAACCAGTATCCGGAGAAGTTCATTCCCTTATTCATCACCAACGCGATCGACGACCAGGCGCTTCCGTTATATGGAGATGGGCGTCAGCGCCGTGATTGGCTGGCGGTCGAGGATCATTGCGCGGCGATCGACCATGTATTGCTCCGGGGCGAGCCGGGGCAGATCTACAATATCGGCGGCGGCAACGAACGGGACAATATCACCGTTGCGGAGCGGCTGCTGGCCTGCCTCGGCAAGCCGACCCGGCTCATCCAATTCGTCCGTGACCGTCCGGGACACGATCGGCGTTATGCGGTCGATTGCGCCAAGCTGCAGCGGCTTGGATGGCAGCCGTCCGTCTCGTTCGACGATGGGCTGAAGGCCACCGTCGAATGGTACCGGACGCATGAATCCTGGTGGCGTCCCCTCAAGTCGGGCGAGTTCCGTCGCTATTATGAGGAGCAATACGGGAAGCGACTCACAGATTAGGCTGAGGTTGAGGCTGACTCCTCCTGAAGCGCACTTGACCTGAACCACAACCTGAACCTTTCTTAATATGCGCATCTTAATTACCGGCGCACAAGGCCAACTTGGTTTCGCATTGCGGCAGGCGCTTAGAAGCGAGACCCTGATCCTGAAGGACTTGCCCGAGTTCGATGTGACGGCCCCGTCGTGTGAGGAGCAGATCGTTCAAGCCCGGCCCGACGTCGTGGTGCACGCCGCCGCCTATACCAATGTTGATGGAGCGGAGCGGGAACCGGACCAGGCCAGGGCGGTCAACGTCGCGGGGACGACCGCCGTGGCGCGCGCGGCGGGGCGGATCGGCAGCAGGTTGATCTACATTTCGACGGACTACGTGTTCGACGGCGTCAAGGCCGCGCCGTATACGGAAGAAGATCTTACCAACCCCCTCAACGTGTACGGCCGGTCGAAGCAGGAAGGGGAAGCGGCGGCCGCCGAACAGTGCGAGAATTGCCTCGTCGTCCGCACGGCCTGGCTTTACGGACAGGGTGGACAGAATTTCGTCAAGACGATCATGCGGCTCGCCGGCGAACGGCCGACGCTGGAGGTCGTGGCGGACCAGCGGGGATGTCCGACGTTCGCCGACGATCTGGTTCACGCGCTGTGCGACCTGATCCCAAGCAGGCTCACGGGAGTCTGTCACGCGACGAACAGCGGAAGCAGCACGTGGTACGAATTCGCCGACACGATTGTGCGGCTGGCCGGTGGCGCAGCCGTGGTCCGTCCGATCACCACCGCTGAATCCTCGCGTCCGGCGAAGCGTCCTCCGTACAGCGTCTTGGCGTATGGACGTCTGGGACTGGTGCGGCCTCCCCTGCCGGATTGGCGCGATGCGCTGCATCGGTTCATGAGACAGAGCCGTTCGTCCGGTCCGGCGGTGCGCTCGTAAGGCGGCGCCTCGGTGCGCGGGCCGCCGAAGGTTTTTTGTTTGCACCGTCGCGTCGAGTCGGTATGATGACGGCGTGAGCGACCCCGAGGGACGTCCATCACAATGACCAAATCTCGAGCCGCCACGCGTCGCGGTCAGAAGGCGGCCGGCAAGGGGCTCGCTGGCAAGCTCAAGGGGATTCGGTTGTTTGCGACCGACGTCGACGGGGTGCTGACCGACGGCGGCATGTACTATGCCGAATCCGGAGACGAGTGGAAAAAATTCAACACCCGCGACGGGATGGGAATCAAACTGCTCCAGCGCGCGGGACTACTGACCGCGATCGTGACCCAGGAACGCACCAAGCTGGTCGCCAGGCGCGCTGAAAAGCTGGCGATCCCGGAGGTGCATCAGGGCGTGATGGACAAGCTGGCCCTGATCCGGGAGATGGCGGCCAGACACGGGTTGACGATGGAGCAGGTGGCGTACATCGGCGACGACATCAACGATCTCGCCACCCTCAAGGCGGCCGGCTTTTCGGCGGCTCCGTTCGACGGGGTGCGGCAGGTGGTCACGGCGGTCGATTACGTGTGTCGCAAGAAGGGCGGCGAAGGAGCCGTTCGGGAAGTCATCGACATGATTCTTGATGCGCGCAGCGGTTTCGGGGAGGGCTAGTCGAATGAAGGATCGAACGGCGGTATATCCCGTCATCATGGCGGGCGGCAGCGGCACCAGATTCTGGCCGTTGAGCCGGCATCTGTTTCCCAAACAGCTGCTTCGCATCATCGGCGATGAGACCTTGATCCAGCAGACGATGAGACGGGTGATTCATGCGGCGCCGGCCGAACGGGTATTGATCTCGACCAATCCAGCTCAGGCGGAGTCGATCCGGATTCAACTCGGGGAATGGAAGGATGCGATCAAGGACAACTTCGTGCTCGAGCCGGAAGGCAGGAACACGGCTCCCGCCATCGCCCTGGCCGCGCTGGAACTGGTCCGCCGCGATCCGGACGCGGTGATGCTGGTCGTGCCTGCGGATCATATCGTCAAGGGGCAGAAGGAGTTCGACGCCGCAGTCGGGCTTGCGGCGGAGCTGGCCGCGCAGGGATATCTCGTGACGTTCGGCATCAAGCCGACCAGACCCGAAACCGGCTACGGCTATATCAAGCCCAACAAACGGGTCACCGTCGGCACACAGGGGAAGCTCAAGGGCCATCCGGTGAGCCGTTTCGTGGAAAAGCCCAACGCCGCCAAGGCGGTGCAGTACATGAAGGCGAAGGAATACTACTGGAACAGCGGCATGTTCGTCTGGCGGGCCGCGACGATCCTCGAGGAAGTCCGGCGCCATCAACCGGCGCTGTTCAAGGGGATGGCACGCATCCGCGAGTTGATGCGGGCGGGAGGGATGAGAGGGGCGATCGACAAAGAATACAAGAAACTGGCTCCGGTGTCCGTCGATACCGGGGTCATGGAGCGGTCCACCAAGTCGGCCGTCGTGCCGGTCGCCTTTGAATGGTCGGATGTCGGGAGTTGGGGCAGCCTCGACGAGGTGGCTCCCAAGGACAAGGCCGGCAACATCGTCGGAGGCCGGGTCGTTGATCTCGGCAGCCGACGGTCCGTCGTCTACGGAGACCGACGCGTCGTGGCGACGATCGGGTTGACCGACATGGTGGTGGTCGATACTCCCGATGCCACGCTGGTCTGTCCGAAGAACCGGGCCCAGGATGTGAAGAAGGTCGTGGACATCCTCAAGCAGCAGGGCGCTCCCGAGCATCTCGAACACGTCACCGTCCATCGGCCGTGGGGATCCTATACCGTGCTGGAGGAAGGGGACGGGTACAAGGTGAAGCGAGTGACGGTGAAACCGGGCGGGAGATTGTCGCTGCAATTGCATCACCGGAGGAGCGAGCATTGGGTGGTCATCGCCGGCACGGCAAAGGTGACCAGGGGCGACGACGTCTTCGATCTCCAAGTCGGGCAGAGCACGGCCATTCCGGTCGAGACGCGTCACCGCCTGGAGAATTTCGGCCGCAACACGCTGCACATCATCGAAGTGCAGAACGGGCCGTATCTCGGCGAGGATGATATCGTCCGGTTCAAGGACGAGTACGGACGGACCGCGCAGGGTTGAGTCGGAGCAGGAGCCGGCATGGGGCTTTTTCGAGAGTATGATCTGCGGGGCATCGTCGGCAAGGAGCTGACCGACCCGATCGCCGAACAGGTAGGACGCGCCTATGCCACCTATGTCAAGGATCGGGATGTGAAGACGATCTCCGTCGGCCGTGACGGCCGGCTGAGCTCTCCCGGGCTTTTTCAGGCGCTGGTGCGGGGACTGCTCGGCGGCGGGTTGAATATCGTGGACGTCGGCGTTTGTCCCTCCCCGTTGGTCTATTTCTCGCTGTTCACCTTGCCGGTCGAGGGTGGGATCATGATCACCGGCAGCCACAACGCGGCCGAATACAACGGGTTCAAGATCTGCGTCGGCAAGGAGGCCATTCACGGAGAGGCGATTCAGGACCTTCGCCGCATCTTGGAGGCCGGCCGGTTCGTCTCCGGACAGGGTCGGTTGTCCGAGCACCCGATCATTCCCGACTATCTCGCCTACATCAAGCGCAGTTTCCCTGATGTCAACGGCAAACGGCTGCACGTCGTCATCGATTGCGGCAACGGGGCGGCGGCCCTGGTGGCCAAACAGGCGCTCGAATTGTTGGGTTGCCGCGTGACCGGGCTCTACTGCGACCTGGACGGTCGGTTTCCGAATCATCATCCCGATCCGACCGTGCTGGAAAATCTCCACGATCTGATGGAGGCCGTCAAGCGGCATCAGGCGGACGTAGGCATCGGCTACGACGGCGACGCCGACCGGATCGGGGCCATCGACGAACAAGGGCATGTGTTGTGGGGAGACCGACTGCTCGTGGTCTATGCGCGCGACATCCTGGCCTCCAAGCCGGGGAGCACGATCATCTCGGAGGTGAAAGCCTCCCAGAGCCTGTATGACGATATCGCCAAACAGGGCGGTCGGCCGGTCATGTGGAAAACAGGCCATTCGCTGATCAAGTCCAAAATGAAAAGCGAAAATGCCGTATTGGCCGGCGAGATGTCGGGACACATGTTTTTCGCCGACCGCTATTTCGGTTATGATGACGCAATTTACGCGTCCTGCCGCCTGATCGAGATCCTGTCCAAGAGATCCCGACCTCTCTCCTCTCTCGTGGCGGACCTTCCACAGACTTCGGTGACGCCTGAGATCCGCGTCGACATGCCGGATACGGTCAAGTTCGACGTGGTCAAACGGGTCCACGAGCGCTTCGCCGGCTACCTCAAGACAGGGCATGAAATCGGACAGTACCGCCTGCCGCTTCGCGACCTGGTCACGATCGACGGGGTACGTGCCATTTTCGACGACGGATGGGGCTTGATCCGCGCCTCCAATACGCAGCCGGCGCTGGTCTTGCGCTTCGAGGCGACCTCGCCCGCCCGCCTCAAGGCGATCCGCACCACGGTCGAGCATGAGTTGGCCGATGCGAAGCACTCATTGGGACAGTAGCAGGCTGTTGAGAAAGTCCGCCAGCGGCGTTCCCTGCCTTCGCCGAAGCGCTTCGCGCAGGCCGGTCGTGTCGCTCAGAGGCTCAGAGGGGACTGGCTCCCGCCGTAGCCTGGCGAAGGCGGGTGCCTGTCCCAGTTTCCAGCAACGGGGACAGTCGCCGATCGGAAGGGCGACAATCCCCGAGCTGCGGCCTTGCCTGTGGAATGGCGCGTGTTGGCGCGCCGGGGTTGGGCGGGTGAGAACCGAGGCCTTTCTGAACAGCCTGCAGGGCATGCTGATGGCGTCCGTGACCTCAGACACGACTCCAGGTCCGAGGTCATCACGTAGTTTGTCAACACACTGTTAGCTCGTTGGTTCCCTCCTTCTCCCTGCAAACCGTTTCCCATTCTACGGCGCGGTGGTTGCTCGCCGCCTCGCTCCTCGCCTCGCTCCTCGGAGATCCGGTTCGGACCCGGGCGGAGACCCGCCCGCTCTTGCCGGCCGTGCAGGCCGGCGAACGGCTGACCTATGAGCTGTCTTGGCTCAGCATCCTGGCCGGAACCGCCGTGCTCGAGGTTGCGGAGGCCGGCAACGCGCATGCTTCGCTCAAACTCATGATGACGGCGCAGTCCAGCCCGAAGGTCACCCGGTTCTATCCGGTGGACAATCGGGTGGAATCATTGGTGAGCCGCGACACGTTTCTCTCGGAACACATGACCTTCCATCGGCGGGAGGGCAAGCGCAAGAATGATTTCGACTACACCTTCCACCACGATCAAGAGACGGTGACCGCGGTCAAGGACGGCGCGTCGGAGACCCTGCCCATTCCTCCCGACACGTTCGACGCGATTTCCTGTCTGTACTATGTCCGCAGCCTCCCTCGGCTCACGCCGGGCACCACGGAATCGCTCAATGTTCACCATGACAAGAAGAACTACAAGCTCGAAGTACGTGTGGAGGGCATGGAAGCGATCAACGGCTCGTGGGGAAAGGCGGAGGCGATCCGCTTGTTGGTGATCATGCCGTTTCAAGGGATCTTTTTGAACCAGGGCAATATCCGCGTGTGGCTGACCAACGACGCCCGGCGCATTCCGCTGAGAATGAAGGCTCGAGTGATCATCGGCTCGATCGTGGCCGACCTCGTGAGCGGTCTGCCGGGCGGCGCGTCTCACCCTTGAAAGGGTGACATGTTTCATTGCTCGTCCCGTCGCAGACAGGCTATAATTGCCTGCGATCATCCCATTCGGACAGGGTTCGCGGGCCCTTCAGACGCCGCTCATTCATGGCACTTCATTCGCTGACGCTTGAGCAGTACTTCAATCGAAGCCACATGGACGTCCCGGGAGGGGGCGCCCTCTTCACGACCCTCCTGTCGCACGTGGGATTGGTGGGCAAGCTCCTGTCCCGCGACCTTCGCCTGGCCGGTCTCCTCAATGTGCTCGGCACGAGCGGGGATACGAACGTGCAGGGCGAAGCGGTCAAGAAACTGGATCAAATCGCCAACGAAACCTGCGTGCAGGTCTTCCAGCGGAGCGACGTCGTGTGCGCCCTCGCCTCGGAGGAAATGGAAAAGCCGGTGATCGTTTCGAAGCCGGGGCCGCAGGCGCCGTATATGGTCCTGTTCGATCCCCTCGACGGCTCCTCGAATACCGATGTCAACATGCCGCTCGGGTCCATATTTTCGATCGTCACCCACCAGCCGGCCGACCGGGCGCCGGGAGAGCGGGACCTGTTGCGGAAGGGTACGGATCAGCTGGCGGCCGGCTATCTCCTCTTCGGCCCCAGCACGATCTTCGTCGTGGCCACGGGAAAAGGCGTGCACGGGTTTACGCTCGATCCGGGACTCGGCGAGTATCTGCTGTCGCACGAGCACATGACGATCCCGACTCGCGGCAAGATCTACGCGGTGAATGAGGGAAATTATCGGAAGTGGCCCGACGGGACGAAGCGGTATTTCGATCAGTTGAAGACGGACGATAAGGCGACCGGGCGGCCCTATACCGGGCGCTATTCAGGCTGCCTGGTCGCCGACGTGCATCGTATTCTACTCAACGGAGGCATCTATCTGTATCCGGCGGAGGCCAAGAAGCCGGAAGGGAAACTCCGGCTGCTCTATGAGGCGAACCCTCTGGCGCTGATCGTCGAGCAGGCAGGCGGACTGGCGAGCACGGGAACAAAGCGGATTCTCGACGTCGAACCGGAGCGGTTGCATCAGCGGGTTCCGCTTCTGATCGGGAGCCGGGACGACGTGCGGGAGGCGGAAGCCTTTTTTGCCAAGTCGTAAGGGGCCTCATGCGGTCCTGGAGCGGGAGTCCGTGCCCCCCGCGACCTGCCGAGAGCGTGGCGTGAATTCTGCGGTCTTAGGCCGAGGCGTTGCGAAACGAGAAATGAGTTGAAGGGCTGTTTCAACAGCTCGATTGGGAGGGACACATGGCTGACAGGATTCAAGAGATTTTAAGTTGGTACGGCAGCGACAACGCAGGGACCAAGACCAACATCGCGCGCCTCCTGCGGAGCGGAAAGCTCGGGGGCACAGGCAAGCTCGTCATTCTTCCCGTGGATCAGGGATTCGAGCACGGCCCAGCCAGAAGCTTTGCGCCGAATGCGGCGGGGTACGATCCGCTGTATCATTTCCAATTGGCCATCGACGCCGGGTGCAATGCCTACGCGGCCCCGTTGGGGTTCTTGGAAGCGGGAGCGAGCCATTTCGCCGGCCAGATCCCGCTGATCTTGAAACTGAACAATCACGACGTGTTGCACGACGACAAGGATCCGCTTCCTTCCGTCACCGGCAGCGTCCGTGATGCGCTTCGGCTGGGATGCGCGGCCGTCGGCTTCACGATCTATCCAGGATCGGCCCACTGCAACGCCATGTACGAGCAATTGCGCGCCATCGGGGAGGAAGCGAAGGACAACGGGCTTGCGTTGGTGGTGTGGTCGTATCCCCGCGGCTCCGCCCTCAGCA belongs to Nitrospira sp. and includes:
- a CDS encoding class I fructose-bisphosphate aldolase, with the protein product MADRIQEILSWYGSDNAGTKTNIARLLRSGKLGGTGKLVILPVDQGFEHGPARSFAPNAAGYDPLYHFQLAIDAGCNAYAAPLGFLEAGASHFAGQIPLILKLNNHDVLHDDKDPLPSVTGSVRDALRLGCAAVGFTIYPGSAHCNAMYEQLRAIGEEAKDNGLALVVWSYPRGSALSKEGETAIDVVAYAAQIAAQLGAHVIKVKLPSAHLEQAAAKKVYESTQIPIKTLAERVKHVIQSSFDGRRIVIFSGGAKAEDQNVFEEARAIREGGGFGSIIGRNSFQRPKADAVKFLHTIMGIYAGEIR
- the fbp gene encoding class 1 fructose-bisphosphatase — protein: MALHSLTLEQYFNRSHMDVPGGGALFTTLLSHVGLVGKLLSRDLRLAGLLNVLGTSGDTNVQGEAVKKLDQIANETCVQVFQRSDVVCALASEEMEKPVIVSKPGPQAPYMVLFDPLDGSSNTDVNMPLGSIFSIVTHQPADRAPGERDLLRKGTDQLAAGYLLFGPSTIFVVATGKGVHGFTLDPGLGEYLLSHEHMTIPTRGKIYAVNEGNYRKWPDGTKRYFDQLKTDDKATGRPYTGRYSGCLVADVHRILLNGGIYLYPAEAKKPEGKLRLLYEANPLALIVEQAGGLASTGTKRILDVEPERLHQRVPLLIGSRDDVREAEAFFAKS